In the genome of Alphaproteobacteria bacterium, one region contains:
- a CDS encoding HNH endonuclease, whose translation MTKSIPLTQGKFALVDDEDFKKLNKYKWHLNNIYAERTTWPEHKHVYMHRYIMTAKAGQEVDHINGNKLDNRKENLRLASHSQNCKNQAKPKNNTSGYKGVTKNKAGNNWIAQIKTNGKHLSLGRFENIQDAARAYDNAARKYFGEFAKLNFPDV comes from the coding sequence ATGACAAAAAGTATACCACTCACGCAGGGGAAATTCGCACTCGTTGACGACGAGGATTTTAAAAAACTCAATAAATATAAATGGCATTTGAATAACATATACGCCGAGCGCACCACATGGCCCGAGCATAAACATGTTTATATGCATAGATATATTATGACGGCAAAAGCCGGTCAAGAAGTAGACCATATAAACGGAAACAAATTAGATAATCGAAAAGAAAATCTTAGATTGGCTTCTCATTCTCAGAACTGCAAAAATCAGGCAAAACCAAAAAACAACACGTCAGGATATAAAGGCGTTACAAAAAATAAAGCGGGCAATAACTGGATTGCACAAATAAAAACAAATGGTAAGCATTTATCACTTGGAAGATTTGAAAACATTCAAGACGCCGCCCGTGCTTATGACAACGCCGCCCGTAAATACTTTGGCGAGTTTGCGAAACTAAACTTTCCAGATGTATAA